The Natrarchaeobaculum sulfurireducens genome segment ACGTCGACTCTCTGGGAGCTGCCCTCGAGTCCCTCGAGGAGCGCACTCCGGACGTGATTTTACTCGATCTCATGCTCCCTGATACTCGGGGCATCGCGACAGTTGAGCGAGTGAGCAAATACGCGCCAGACGTTCCGATCGTTGTACTGACTGGCCAGGACGAAACGGACGTCGGTGTCGACGCAGTCCAGCACGGCGCACAGGAGTACCTGTCTAAGGGGGACCTCACTGGTGAGACGCTTTTGCGCACAGTTAGATATGCGATTGAGCGATCGCGGTACCAACGAAAATTGATTGACCGAAATCATCGACTCGCAGCGTTGAATCAAATCGTCAGACAAGACATCAGAAACGACCTGAGTATGATCATCGGCCTGGGCGACCAGCTCCGACACGGTGTCGACCCGAACAACGAGGATGCAGTCGAGATGTTGCTGGACGCTGCCCAGCACGCTGTCGACCTCACCGACACGGCGGCAACTGTGATCGATGTCATTTCCGCCGACGACGTCGAACGCGAGCCCTGCGACCTGTATGTCGTCCTCGAGACCGAAGTTTCGCGACTCCGCCGTGAACGTGACGTCGACGTCACGCTCGAGCGACGCGATACTGGTGACGGCCCGGTAATCGTCTCTGCCTCGCCAATGCTCGGATCGGTGTTCAAACACCTGCTCGCAAACGCCGTCGACCACTCGGATCGATCGACACCAGCGGTGACGGTGATCGTCGAGACGACGCCCGAGGAAGTAACGGTCGAGATCAAAGATGATGGCATCGGTATTCCCGACGCACAAAAACAGGTGCTCACCGATCCGAACGCCCGTTTCGACGACCGGTCGGGAATGGGTGTCGGTCTGTACCTGGTCACAACCCTGCTCGAGTCGTTCGACGGAAGACTCGAGATCGACGACAACCACCCCCGCGGGGCTCGGGTAATCGTCTCGCTCGACCACGGGTCCCACCCTCGAGACTGACACCGCAGGCTATCAACAATCTCATCCTCAGTGCCTTCGGCGATTCGAGAATGGGGCTTGTCCGTGGACTTAACGCCAAACCCTTCCGAGTGGTCGGTAAATCTGCTACTTGGTGTCACTGTCCCAGAGTTCAGGGCAAGCTGACTGTTGCCTGTCTGTCGAGCCGACTGTTAGCCTCGACGGACACACCGAATCCTGATACTGTTTACGTGGCCAAGACAAACGATATAGCAATATATGATTTACACAACGCGGTTGAAGGATTACAGGCGGAGCAGCGCAATGTCACGGCCTCCAGGCCGCTGATACGCGCGCAAGCTTGAGTGGGCTGGATCCCGTAAACGGCAGTACCGGAGTTCCCACGTTGAGAAACGCCGTCTTTGACGGCACCACGGCTTTGCCGTGACTTCTCACGTGGTAACCGCTTCGCGGATTCCCGCGTCTTCAGGCGCGGGAGGAGGTCAATCACTAAATGCGTCTGCTAACTGTGCCCGCATGTACTCTCTCCGCAGGTCACGAATCCGGGCCTCAGAGAGGTAATTTCGCAACACGACCTCTGGACTCTCGCTACCCTGATCGGCGGCAACTCCCTCGAGGCCGTCGAGAATAACGTCGAGGGCTGATGAGTAGATATCGTACCAGAACCGCCTCCCCATTTTCGCTGACGTTGACTCGCCTGCGATTTCAGCAGGGAGGCCTGCTCGTTCAGCGAGATCCTGGAATCGGTTCCAGACCGTCCATCGGGTAATGTGGGCTCGAGAACTATGGGGTGAGGGAAACAGGTATCCGCTCCAGTCGTCGCTTCCGTCCCAGCTGTCGATATAGGCGTTGATCAACTCTTGGCCGAAGAGAATAGAGACCTGGCCGGGTCCATTTTTTCGCTCTTCGAACTGAATGTAGGGGGTTTCACCCGCTGGAACATCGAAAACGAACATCTCTGTCCTGAGTTTGGCCACCTCGTTTGGTCGGAGCCCCCATCCACAGAGGGCTACCACTAAGAGTTGCTCTTCGATATCAGTAGCCGTCTCGTAGAGCGATTGGACGTGAGCAGCCGTTAAACAGGGTGTATCGTCGTTCTCACTATCACTTTTCGACCAATCGTATTCTTCATCGAGTCCTTCGACAGGGTTGAAG includes the following:
- a CDS encoding hybrid sensor histidine kinase/response regulator, which codes for MDHVDSLGAALESLEERTPDVILLDLMLPDTRGIATVERVSKYAPDVPIVVLTGQDETDVGVDAVQHGAQEYLSKGDLTGETLLRTVRYAIERSRYQRKLIDRNHRLAALNQIVRQDIRNDLSMIIGLGDQLRHGVDPNNEDAVEMLLDAAQHAVDLTDTAATVIDVISADDVEREPCDLYVVLETEVSRLRRERDVDVTLERRDTGDGPVIVSASPMLGSVFKHLLANAVDHSDRSTPAVTVIVETTPEEVTVEIKDDGIGIPDAQKQVLTDPNARFDDRSGMGVGLYLVTTLLESFDGRLEIDDNHPRGARVIVSLDHGSHPRD
- a CDS encoding tyrosine-type recombinase/integrase, which translates into the protein MHRAAESAAEWDTASDVPWTVLELDDLVDAYWEVVAPELEADGIDPQNEKPTHNWLTEQGLRSLLYTLREHHNRTFSEFWEEDLGLETPDEGFEWATTDERTIEALESFLTSRRSRKGLAASSIDTLRYRLNRFIRAYKEENGTADIVSPVAREGDVPAHVAVDNCFSAFDRLHRELEGNQTKQRIHLAVSNWYSHLVRRKWATFNPVEGLDEEYDWSKSDSENDDTPCLTAAHVQSLYETATDIEEQLLVVALCGWGLRPNEVAKLRTEMFVFDVPAGETPYIQFEERKNGPGQVSILFGQELINAYIDSWDGSDDWSGYLFPSPHSSRAHITRWTVWNRFQDLAERAGLPAEIAGESTSAKMGRRFWYDIYSSALDVILDGLEGVAADQGSESPEVVLRNYLSEARIRDLRREYMRAQLADAFSD